One Vicia villosa cultivar HV-30 ecotype Madison, WI linkage group LG5, Vvil1.0, whole genome shotgun sequence genomic window, TGTGTGAAAGTTTTCTTTAATCGCGGCCTCATCTCTAACATCCCAAACACAACGCTCCTACATTGttgtatgaatttaaaaatattagataaagtAGAATcatgaatatcacaaaaattaaaaaggaaatgtcAAAATGAATAAGTAAATTATACCTGAAATGCCTGAAACCATTTTTCCCTCTCATCTTCATCTACAGCTCCATAAGACGCCCAAAATTGTGTGTACTTctcttttataatatttgttatgATCGATACTGCCTGATGTGAGGGAACAattctaaacaacaaaatattgagttagtattgattaaataaaactcatatttaaaatataatataaaaacacaaaaacttaCGATCCTGCATCGGGATAAATGCATAGTCTGCCCTCATGATACTTAATTTTTTGAGtcgtattttttttcaaaatacgcTTCCTCTTTGTTTGCTCCTCAGCAGTAGTATCTCCAGGAGCGCTGGTATCTCCAGGAGCACTGGTATCTCCAGGAGCACTGGTATCATCCTCTGAAGGAATGGGTAATGGCATGCTAGATCCACCTGTCTCTATATGCATGGGTAATGGCATGCTACCAGATCCACCTGTCCCCATATGCAAGGGTAATGGCATGCTACCAGATCCACCTGTCCCCATATGCATGGGTAATGGCATGCTTGATCCACCTGTCTCTGTAGGAAAATATGTGGGGTAAGAGTATCCAGGAGGACAAAAAAACCCTGATCCAGGGGGCATGGATAGTAATCCAGTGAAAGATCCAGACATGGGCGGTGTAGGATGCATAGGCGGTGTAGGATGCATAGGCGGTGTAGGATGCATAGGCGGTGGAGTACAGCGTGGCATAGGAACAAACATATCTGAGTTAGGAACCTCCTCTACAATGAATCTAGTGCGACGAGGCTTTAGTTGACCCttacctttttcatcttttttgggTGGCATCTTTTCCTgttacacaagataatatttgaaagataattgcacAAGATAATATTATCAAGTTAATATTACATAAGATGATatttgaaagttaatatattacacaagataatatttgaaatttaatattacacaagataatatttaaaagttaatattacaCAAGATACTATTACACATGATAATATGTGAAATACACAAGATAATATTACATAttcaattcattcatcatcataatcTTCGTTGTCTTCATCGCATCTGATATTATTGTCTTCAGACTCTCCTAgctcttcatgctcttcttcCATAGGATTTGTTGACAACAAGATACTTGCGTCAATTTGTTGACCCTCAACTGCAGTATCACACAAACTTACAATCTCCTCAGTTTCAATTACCTCATTAACAGGTGAAATCTCATCATGTTGGTATGCAACATCTTCCATTAACTCACCAGTCTCAATGTGACCCATTGGGTTGGACTTGATTACAACACACCATTCTCGTTTCCGTGGGGTAAttgaaggataaggtacataataaacttgcctaacattaTGTGCCATaatgaaagggtcatactctttgtac contains:
- the LOC131605829 gene encoding uncharacterized protein LOC131605829; the encoded protein is MPPKKDEKGKGQLKPRRTRFIVEEVPNSDMFVPMPRCTPPPMHPTPPMHPTPPMHPTPPMSGSFTGLLSMPPGSGFFCPPGYSYPTYFPTETGGSSMPLPMHMGTGGSGSMPLPLHMGTGGSGSMPLPMHIETGGSSMPLPIPSEDDTSAPGDTSAPGDTSAPGDTTAEEQTKRKRILKKNTTQKIKYHEGRLCIYPDAGSIVPSHQAVSIITNIIKEKYTQFWASYGAVDEDEREKWFQAFQERCVWDVRDEAAIKENFHTKCAARFSDTMRNVRLKWEAKGTRPRWIGEDIFPQLIDHWNSDKFKEISEQAKKNRASEVGGCNYAAGSISVAEVARRMREELGRTPLLNELHMETHLKRNGEFIDERAKITQENFDKELAIKLSEHPEIPEPPPGYPVDPSLGFQTWYKVSGGKKKNGRVYCTGGYSKNIKRRSRDFKMRYADGEGSSTPPILTAEMLETVRNLANTEAAQQCGVDKC